In Phragmites australis chromosome 24, lpPhrAust1.1, whole genome shotgun sequence, the following are encoded in one genomic region:
- the LOC133907601 gene encoding small heat shock protein, chloroplastic-like translates to MSTVSSCTLLSGGPAVRPANFSSGQLQSGRPAAVAPLSSQRRSRALSVCCAINPKGEHSPKTDLHPFNISPVILVHPVPPREERWQLEEEVAKVNLWFEVPGQSKEDLAVEIDEDVLVIKKKTNVGGGGMGQQTGGGTDYRHYQANKQDTTAASEASKEAAQDGEVIYARLLLPAGYSREGVEAELKSGVLKVSIAKIKEQARRKISVNIVVK, encoded by the exons ATGTCGACGGTCAGTTCCTGCACCCTCCTGAGCGGCGGGCCGGCGGTGCGGCCAGCGAATTTCTCCAGCGGCCAGCTTCAGTCTGGGAGACCAGCAGCGGTGGCTCCCCTTTCTTCCCAAAGGAGGTCCCGGGCTCTATCTGTATGTTGTGCGATCAACCCAAAGGGGGAGCACAGCCCAAAGACGGATTTACATCCATTTAACATATCTCCCGTCA TTCTGGTGCACCCGGTGCCACCACGAGAGGAGCGGTGGcagctggaggaggaggtggccaaAGTGAACCTGTGGTTCGAGGTGCCTGGACAGTCCAAGGAAGACCTCGCCGTCGAgatcgacgaggacgtgctcgtcatcaagaagaagaccaacGTCGGCGGCGGGGGCATGGGCCAACAAACCGGCGGCGGCACGGATTATCGTCACTACCAGGCCAACAAACAGGACACGACAGCCGCCAGCGAAGCCAGCAAGGAAGCGGCGCAGGACGGCGAGGTAATCTACGCGCGGCTGCTCCTCCCGGCGGGGTACAGCAGGGAGGGCGTGGAGGCTGAGCTCAAGTCCGGCGTGCTGAAGGTCAGCATCGCCAAGATCAAGGAGCAGGCGCGCAGGAAGATCAGCGTCAACATCGTCGTCAAGTAA